GTGTCGTCTTCCCTCTTCATCTCTTGTTCTCCTGCTTgccacacacctgcacatgccccccactcccacccccaaacacacacacacacacacacacacacacacctttcCTCCGGACTTGCACCCATTCGCATAACTGAAGAGCAGTAACACCCGCTCGCCTTTAGAAGTACACGCGCCCAGTGCAAGGGAGAACGGGCAGGGAAACGACAGAGGCGAAGTACgacgcccacacgcacgcaaccGTCATTTAACACAGCGCACCATACAAGAGCAGCCTAAGCGCCCTTGCGACAGGACAACCCGCTCCTTCCTCCGGCCAGTGCACAGCCGAAGGAGAGGCCGAGGCGCGGGGCGAGGGTGCGCggtgcacatacacacgccaGCCGTATCGAGAGAGACGAACAAGGGGCGAGGTCAAGACATGTGAGGGGacgtgggggggggggaggactGTCTCTCGAAGTATCGTCAtctgtgcgcacgtgtgagACCATCATTAAGCGAAGTAAAAGTGCCCCAACACCCATACCCTCTGCCCAAAGCGTTGCATACACATACGGGCGCccgtgtgtgccagcacTTGAACCAGCGACGAACaccgaagaggaggaggaggaggctgtcTGCACCGGGAATATCGTTGCAGCAAAAGCAGAGACTGCACTCGGCAACCATGATTCTGGAAGGCGCGCCGGTGACGGGGCTGACGCTGCTCATCTCTGCCGTATCATCATCGATGGTTCGAGGCCAGCACACGCGTTACCGTAACATGGCCTTTGCTCCCGACACGCTGGCGGCCCCCCTCACCTGCTTCGCGTTGGCAAAGCGTCTCCTGCTGCAGAGCATTCCGATAGGCCCGCTCGGCATCTCTGTTATGGATATCTTTCTCGCTATCAACCTGCTCTACCAGTTTCGCACGCtggagcggcggtgggggTCCAACACGTACATGGCGTTTCTCTTCACCTCAGCTGTGCTTGGCGTGTGCACTGTCCAGCTCTTCGTCACAGAGAGTGGGTCGAAGCAGCTGTCCATCGACGCTGTCCGCATCCTCtctgctgccggcaccaTTGTTCCtttggcggcgctgctcacgtGCTATCTACGTGAGGTGCCCTCGCGGTCGACGTTGGCGATGCGTATTCCCGGCACGAACTTAATCATTTCAGAGAaggcgctgacgctgctgccgctaaTGAAGCTTGTGCTGAGCCCTAGtacgcagctgcaggcgcagaCGTTCCGccgggcggcggtggaggccgACGTTGGGGTGTGGACACGATTGTGGCTCGCCCTCGTCGGCGCTATTTTTGCCATTATGTCCACGCGCTCGCGTGtcgtgcggtggtggctgaCGGTCTTCACTCGGTACATTtgccgcccgctgctgcgtttCCTGAGGCCCCTGACAGACGTCCTGTTTGGGCCGTCGTTCACCGTGGACCACGCCAAGCCTCGGAACGCGCGGCACCACCAGGGTGGCAACGGGAGCTTTCAACtgggcatcggcggcgctcgcgccGGCTTCGATGGCGCTGACGACGCAGGTGTCGTAGACGGTGGTCGATACGTGGTGGAGAGCCTGACAGGTGGtgatgcgctgcaggaggtgcgtgcccgcatgcgcgcgcggcgccacggggcgcaaccgcagcagcagggtTCACGAGGTGGCGCCGTGgccgctggtgcagctgcccaagcgcggcgccgcagcccacaggaggaggcggcaagGAATGAGGCGATTGCGACCATAGAGGCAATCGGCCTCCGCGCGTCACGTGATGAGGTCATCGCAGCGCTGGACATGACGGGAGGCAACCTTGAGATGGCTGTGCAGATCCTTCTGGGCAACTAAAACGCGCCGAGTGACCCCCCGTGATCGCCACCACCCCGTGCCTGGACACGTTCTCTATACATCTTGCGGTGATGTTGCTCTTGCAGCTCTGCCATGACTGGGATTGCTCTTCGGCGCTAGCTTTACCTCCTTGGCCCTCCCCGTGCTCTCTTGATGcgcttccctccctctctcctttctctcacgcgctgtgcgcgtgtgcgccacaTCTGTACTACCCTGGCCCTGCCCTGAACCTCCATTGAACATCGCACATCGCCCTCTCAACGGCCCCCAAGCAGAAAGCCAACATCATTTATGCGACCTTTATGTGCTGGTGCACTTGTATGCGTGTGTTGCCAAGATACCCTTCCCCCTTGTCAgcatgtctctctctctctctctctgtgtgtatcGTCGAAACTCTCTTGTAACGGCTAGTGTCGTTGCCTGACGCACCCTGTCTATCTCGCAGTCCTAAACCTTTTCCCCTTCTCTGACTCGCTGtccgcatgtgtgtgtgcgcgcgtgcgtgcgtgtatgcctctctctctctctctctccatctctgcgCATGGGCGTGAGGCGTCGAACAAAGTGGCTCTTCACTCGCCGACTCACAACATCTTGGCCTTTTATTCCACTTTTCCTCGCCGTCTCAAACATTGCAGTGCACAGAAGCCCAACGATCATCATCGAGTTTCCGCCCCACGTGCCCATGCCACAcgggcgcgcgtgtgccacgCGTTTGTCTTCGGgagcctctctctctctctctctctctgcgtctgtgcgcgccGTGGAAGCGCGGTGCTcgatccccctcccccccccccccaacacacagaTCTACACACTCACCcaagaggcagaggcgtgCAAGGCGCACGTTGACAAGGAGCCCTCATGGACGCTGCCATCGCGCAGCTACGCGGGTGCCTCGAAGAGCTTCTCACCTATTATCCACACGTACTGCGCAATGTGTTCGAGGTAGAGCCCTCACCGCTGGCCGCACCCAAACTGTCCCAACAGCGACCGCGCGACTCCTCGGCGCTGGCAGATGTCATTGAGGATTTCCTGACGGAGCTCACCAGAGTCCTCTCCATTGGCCTCTGCGATGACGACCTCGGATTGTGGTCGGTGCTAGAGCTGCTGGAGTGCGTGCCAGCTCGCATGCAGGCGGTCGCCGaggcaacagcaacagcacctGAGACGGCCGCCCTGAGCAAGCACGGAGCGCAAGAGCCGCTACAACAACTGCAGCGGTTCCGCTTTGCGTCCCAGCTCGTCTACCTCGTGCGGAGCGCGTTTCCTGCTACCGCGCCCGCAGTGCGAGCGCGAATTTTTCTTCGCTTGACACTCAACCAAGGGTGTCTTGTGGCGGCGCTTGAGCTGCTCAGGGAGTGGTGCCGGTCAGAGCTACTTGTGTTCTACGCCGCTAGTGACAGAGGCCGCCGCAACGGTGCGGCGGGCTCAGCGTCGTCTGTGGCATTATTAGTGCAGTCTGACACGGACAGCGACATGTGGAACTCCTTCGTTGCCGCTATCGCACCAGTTGCGGGTCCACCAGTGGCTGAGATCGCAGCCGGTGCGCCGAAGGTGGCTGCCCAGCCCTTTCACCTGCAGCTTCTCGTCCCCGGGCTCGACGATAACAGTGCGGCCTCACACGCCTACTACACACAGGTGGAGAACTACGCGTGCGGTCGCCAGCCCACGCGACCGTCCGCACTGGCGTGCTATCGCGCTGCTCTCCGGCAGCATTCCGGCTCAGCGAGGAAGCACGACCGATCTTTTCGTGCTGCCTCCGCAGGCGAAGGCGCCGCGTCCTCTCCGAAGCTCAGCCCTCACCCCGCTGAGCAGCTCGTTCTGCGAGTGGAGTCGCTGTCGGTGGACCATCGCACCGCATCAGGAAAGGAAGTAGCGCCTGTGTCGAGAGGCAATGTGTCCTACGACTCCTCTTCTACCTTGTCATCACGCCCCATGACCCTGGAGCCGCTCTCCTTCGTGCACCGGGAGCGACTCCGAGGCGCGAAgaagcgacggcgacggcatccCTCGCTCTCCACAGCGGGGGCAGTAGCGCGTGAGGAGGACGCAGCGGGGTCGCCGACGCCGGAGGGCAAAACAGACAACACCACCAGCGACAACACCGGTagcgtcgcggaggcggcgctgcataCATCCACGGTGGTGAcagaggcgaaggagtgccAAGGTGCTCCGGAGGCGGGAGAGAAAGCAGCACCCCCATACAGGGATGATTACGCTTCTCGGGATGATGACCCGCAGGTGGCACCGACGGTGGGTGAGACTGGGGCTGCTCAAGCAGCGAGTAGGGCCCTCGATACCGTCTCGACAGACTCACCTGCCTCCGCCCCTCACTGCTTAtcgccagcgctgcgcgcggctgaATCGCCTAACCGGACTCTCGATTCCTCGTCTGCCCCCGCGCTTTCTCCGGAGCTACGCAACCTCCAACACCGCTTGTGGCTATGCTGGTTGGCTGTCGTGACGCACGCTGAGTCTGAGGAGCGTATACGTATCACTGTGCGTGATGTGGATGCCAACATCTCGTAGAGGGGGACTGACCCGATGGCAAAGCAAGAGGCGGAAGAAACGAGAAGGCCTGCACGACAACCACattgcctgtgtgtgtgtttgtgtgtgtccgaTGTGCGGTGGTGTTCGAAAGCCGTTTTTGtcgccagtgccgccgcctccctctcccccaatAACTCCGCTTTGGCAGAGTATCCGCGTTATCTTCTGTctgctcctctttctctctctctctgtgtgtgtgggtgtgtgctgGTCTCGTACAAccaccttctccctcttccccttgtCCGCCTTTAGAAAGGACGTAGCTGCACgtatatgcatgtgtgtgagGGGTCCGCGATCTCCGGCTTTGCCGCCTAGCTCGTGCGATGGAGTCTCGTGGAGACAGCAAGGCGAAAAGCGAAGGGCGTACCAAAGGCGGTGAGAACACACGAGATCTACACAAGGGCAGAGACCGTGCACTCGTCCACCTCCCCATACACGTATACGCATACACGTACATAGATATGGGCGATACGCGGTTTTTGCTCCGCTTGTGGCTGGAAGCACTTGAATCTCTccgtctttgtgtgtttcTGACCAtcgccttccctcccctctctccgtgGATGGTTGGCACAGACGCGAGAGGCTGTTGCACCATCGCCAAGGCATCACCGCACAACAAGGCGGAGCGGTGAACAAGCACCGACAAACAGACGAAACGAAAGGAAATCCGATAAGGACCCCCCCCTGAAGCGtacaacggcagcagcagtggacGCCTTGAATGGCGACATCTACTCAGTTGCATGCGACGCCGCCttcccctcgccctctcccggAGATATGCGCAACGACCTCCCCGAAGCAGATTTGCCGTTTATCGCCATGGAGACACACACTGTTGTGGCTCTCCTTCTCACTCCTCTTTGCACATGCGCGACGCATGTGTCGACGTGCTGAGCTCGACCCGCGCACACGGCTAACGGTAAAGGCAGCCCTTCCCTCCATATACTTCAGGATCCTGTCGTCCCCAGCACTACTAGGTCCGCCGAAGACCACCCTCTTTCTCGTTGCTTCTTCCTTCCCGCACACTTGGCCGTACTTCAGAGCTCACTCAAGCGCCTgaagcacacagacacacacacacacacacagtccACACATATTTCTGTTGCCTTTTTCTTCTGTTCTTCAGCACGACTATGTCCAGAAGCCAGCAGATCAACGATagcgccgccgaggccaTGCGCCGCGCCGATGACGCGGCTGCGGAGTCCCCGACGGAGGAGTCCCATCCTGAATCTGGCGCgactcagcagcagcagcagaacgaGGCCGCCGCAGAGGCCATGCGCCGCGCGGATGTGGCCTACACGATGGATGATGATATGTAGAAGAacagaaggagagagagcgtgaggtggtggtgacggtgctcgtgagcggcggcgacgggtTGCTCGGGCTGGACAATCATGAAGAGTGGCGCAGACACTCCCACATGCACCCGGACTCCCCCTACCGCCGAGGGCTCTCCAAGCACCTCCCGCTCTCTGTCCCTCTACCCCCTTCCCCTgggcctctctctctacttCCGCACTCTGCTGGACAGCAGTTGCATCCCATGTATGCCAAGGGATGCGACTCCACTGGATATGAGCTGACGACGACAACGGTGGTGGGAGTGAAGGGGGCGACGGGTAACATCGCACGTCCCAGTTGCAGTACGACGCCATGTGTATATGTACCAACATATCGTTGTGACTTCCATTATTCACTTCCTCTTATTATCAATGCTCCGTGTTTGTGATCTTCATCTGTTCTCCGGCTTTTGATTCATCCTCTCCTTCCACGCTTCTGTGTATTGGTGTCTGTGCGTGGGCTtcctctgctgcgcctctccccctttccctcctttcttccgtcctctctcttcttcgttcTCATGCCGACAGGAACgcgcccgcccctccccttgaCCCGAGCCCCAGCGCGATGAAAGTGATTGCAAGAGGCGGATGGAAGGATGCGCTTAAACCACATGCAGCGGTGTACGCCTCTTCAGGGACGTGTCTGCACTCACGtccatacacacatgcacaggCACCAGATCACCACCATCGCACgcaaaaaagagaaaacagaaaaaaacaTGAGGTAACAGGAATGACACCACTCACGTCCAACCGCAGTTGCGCGATCGCCACGTCAGTGAcagcagcgcgagagagagagagcgagagagagagagagcgagggtgCGCGCGGTTCGCGAGAAAccgagtgcgtgtgtgtgtgtgtgtgcagacCTTCTTCGCTTcttgccccctttttttgttttgcccTCCTCTCACCCACCTTGACCGTGTCCACTCCGTCATCGCCTCACGCCTATCGACGATGTGTGCGAGCCGCCGATATGAGGTGGGATGGGAGAAGAATCCCCTGCTGCAAGAAAACGAAGTGCTTCTGACTTGTATGCCATGCGGCACCACACGACGCACAGCCCGCGCCTGTCGCAAGAGCGCGCAGGTTTCTTCGCCATGTTTGTCGACCCTTCAGCACCCCGATCCCTAatccttctcttttcgttctcACCTTCTCAAAGATCACCTCATGCCTACGTGTGCTGATGCTTGAAAGCCACTCTCCAGCAGAATCAAGTATAgccacactcgcacacacgcacacacacacacgcagaacCGCCGCAAGCGGCACATACCCAACAATTTCCCTCGTACGCACAGACTATGTCAGCTGAACCCACTTCtaccactgccgctgcttctaatgcagcaccaccacaagcGTTAATGCCGGGAGGCCGGCAACTCTTCACCGTGGAGGAGTTCTACCCGGTCTACTTCTCTGCCTGGGAGCGTGAGACGGGTCTGTGTAGCATCTGCTGCAACCAAGTCGAGGGGCCGTGCGTCGTGTGCCAGAGCAACGCGGAGGCCACCTCGGCGGAGTGCAGCATCACATGGGGCGAGTGCGGCCATGCCTTCCATACCCATTGCATTGAGAAATGGCTGAAGACGCGGCCAGTGTGCCCGCTCGACAACAAGGAGTGGAAAGACCGCTCAGACTGGaacacctccgccaccgtATAGAAGAAGGAGATGCAACGGgttggggagagggggagagcgagaacggatatgtgtgtgtgtgtgggcgggCAAACAcctgccccctctctcacaACCGCACACAACTCCATtacatgtgtgtgtcgccGTGCTTTTCTCGATAACGGAGCGCGCCCTCTCCTGCTCTATTATTCTTATTGTTGCTCATCTTCGGCTCGTGTGCAGAGAGCGTCACCTtgtgcctcctccctccttcttttACGTCCGTCCTCCCACCTCTTCTCTCACGCTCTACCACACGGCGTTGTGCGTCGCCATGCGAGCAGCGCATGCGACTGACtgaagaggagggaagaaggGGTGAAAAGATGGACGCAAAAGGAGACGGGGCTGGTGTGTATGCCGATAAAGGGAGCAGAAGATTGCGAGGCGGGGGTAGCTTCTGGACCCCCTTCTGCTGTTTGGCTGCTTCGAGCGGTGGTGGCCCACGGGCTTCTCTTCATTCCCTctccgcgcgcgcatgtatgtgtgcgtgatTCGAAGAGAAGGGCAATACATAATACGAGAGGAACGAAAATAAagtacatacacacacacactatgTGCTCTTGCTGGTGGCTGCTTGCGCGGGCACGAAGTGTGGGGGGTGTGCAGGTGACGCACACATGTTTTTGTGTATCCGTGCATGCGCCCGTTCTTTGGCGTCTTCCGCTGGCCGCTGATTTTGTTTCCATGAAAAAGAAACAAAGGGGAAGaaagccccctcccccctccccccgtgCTCCCCCACACTGCGCTGACGCGGCAGAGCCGCCACTGATGTCTTTGGTATCACATCActcctttttgttgttcgcccctccccttcctcccttcttcttttATCGGGGCCGCATGCTGCAACGCATCCCACAGAAGGGCGACCCAACACCTCTGTGCGGGGTGTGGCGCGCACTCGCAGCCAAGGAAAAGAAGCAAACAAAACGTGaacgagaagaggaggggtaCAACGTCCACCGTCACCTGTggcacgccaccgccagtCCCCTTCACGTATCTCAGCACATCTGTCTTGCCCATCATCCACAAACTTTCTCTCACAACCTGAAGGCGTAGTGCGATGAAACTAGACTACTTCGAGGGCATCTTTAGCCACGCGCGGCAGTCGCTGAACAACATCGTCAGCACGGAACGCCAGCGCATCTTCCCGCGATCCTCCAAGGCGGCCGAGAAGCTGCACAAAGCGCCATCACGTTTGACACCGAGCCAGCGACGGCTGAcgatcggcgccgccgttgtaGTGGGCGCTATCACCGCCTACGCTACCGTGTCACGTCTCTTCACACTTttcgagcggcggcggtgcttgCGCCTCATCCAGCAGTGCGAGGCCCGCGAGACGGAGCTGTTTCTCTTCATCCTCCCTCGCTCACCTTGGGCTCCTAGCTTGTCGCCGGCCTGCACACGTGTGGAGACGTTCCTGCGCGCCAACGGGATCCCGTACACGGCGATTGAGACAATCGACCCGCTCGGCGCCCTCAACGGCGAGCTTCCCTTCCTCATCTACAAGCGCCAGCGCGTTGACCAGCTCCCCAAGATGAT
This Leishmania major strain Friedlin complete genome, chromosome 24 DNA region includes the following protein-coding sequences:
- a CDS encoding putative ring-box protein, which produces MSAEPTSTTAAASNAAPPQALMPGGRQLFTVEEFYPVYFSAWERETGLCSICCNQVEGPCVVCQSNAEATSAECSITWGECGHAFHTHCIEKWLKTRPVCPLDNKEWKDRSDWNTSATV